A stretch of Paenibacillus mucilaginosus 3016 DNA encodes these proteins:
- a CDS encoding DNA repair helicase XPB codes for MQFHKDRPLVIQNDFCILLETRHPSFEEVRAGLSRFADLVKSPENIHTYRMSSLSLWNAAAAGITVEEITDFLERWAKFGIPSAVKTDIRRFVERYGLVRMERTGEDLLLISDDLSVIKEMVMYKSLRSYGLCQVDARTLRFSPKYRGLLKQELIKLGFPVDDQAGYSRGEELPIRLRDGGEESPFSLRAYQRAAVDSFYREGGTQGGSGVLVLPCGAGKTVIGIAAMGKLSCATLILTSNSTSVRQWKREILDKTDVTEDMVGEYTGTQKEVRPITIATYQILTHRKSKDEPFTHMELFNKRDWGLIVYDEVHLLPAPVFRVTADIQATRRLGLTATLIREDGMEQDVFSLVGPKRYEMPWKDLESQGWIAAVECVELRVPLPEREMEAYRSASPREQMRMASINPAKLDLVCRLVEQHKGEQILIIGQYLEQLHDLGSRTGIPVITGSMPSEKREELYDAFRKSAIQELIVSKVANFAVDLPDAAVAIQVSGSYGSRQEEAQRLGRILRPKAGNNKAYFYTVISEDTREQDFALNRQLFLIEQGYRYRMEEGTEREEEVAP; via the coding sequence ATGCAGTTTCACAAGGACCGGCCTCTCGTCATCCAGAACGATTTCTGTATTCTCCTGGAAACGCGCCATCCCTCGTTCGAGGAAGTGCGTGCGGGCCTGTCGCGCTTCGCCGACCTCGTCAAATCGCCGGAGAACATCCACACCTACCGTATGTCCTCGCTGTCGCTGTGGAATGCCGCCGCGGCGGGCATCACGGTGGAGGAGATCACCGATTTTCTCGAGAGGTGGGCGAAGTTCGGCATTCCATCCGCCGTCAAGACCGACATCCGCCGCTTCGTGGAACGGTACGGGCTGGTCCGCATGGAGCGGACCGGCGAAGACCTGCTGCTGATCTCGGACGATCTCTCGGTGATCAAGGAGATGGTGATGTACAAATCGCTGCGTTCCTACGGCCTGTGCCAGGTGGATGCGCGCACCCTGAGATTTTCGCCGAAGTACCGGGGACTGCTGAAGCAGGAGCTGATCAAGCTGGGCTTTCCGGTGGACGATCAGGCCGGGTACTCCCGGGGCGAAGAGCTGCCGATCCGCCTGCGGGACGGGGGGGAGGAGAGCCCCTTCTCCCTGAGAGCCTACCAGCGGGCCGCCGTCGATTCGTTCTACCGGGAAGGAGGCACGCAGGGAGGGAGCGGCGTACTCGTACTGCCCTGCGGCGCCGGCAAGACCGTCATCGGGATCGCGGCAATGGGCAAGCTCAGCTGCGCCACGCTCATCCTTACGTCGAACAGCACCTCCGTCCGGCAGTGGAAGCGGGAGATTCTCGACAAGACCGATGTCACCGAGGATATGGTGGGTGAATACACCGGCACCCAGAAGGAAGTCCGGCCGATCACGATCGCCACGTACCAGATCCTGACCCACCGCAAGTCCAAGGACGAGCCGTTTACCCATATGGAGCTCTTCAATAAAAGAGATTGGGGCCTCATTGTGTACGACGAGGTGCACCTTCTGCCGGCCCCGGTGTTCCGGGTGACGGCGGACATCCAGGCGACGCGGCGTCTCGGGCTCACCGCCACGCTGATCCGGGAGGACGGCATGGAACAGGACGTTTTCTCGCTCGTGGGACCCAAGCGCTACGAGATGCCCTGGAAGGACCTCGAATCGCAGGGGTGGATCGCCGCCGTCGAGTGCGTCGAGCTGCGCGTGCCGCTGCCGGAGCGGGAGATGGAAGCGTACCGCAGCGCTTCGCCGAGGGAGCAGATGCGCATGGCGAGCATCAATCCGGCCAAGCTGGATCTCGTCTGCCGGCTGGTCGAGCAGCACAAGGGCGAGCAGATTCTGATCATCGGCCAGTATCTCGAGCAGCTCCATGATCTCGGCAGCCGGACCGGCATTCCCGTCATTACCGGGTCCATGCCGAGCGAGAAGCGGGAGGAGCTCTATGACGCTTTCCGCAAAAGCGCCATCCAGGAGCTCATCGTCTCCAAGGTGGCCAATTTTGCCGTGGATCTGCCGGATGCCGCGGTTGCCATTCAGGTGTCGGGCAGCTACGGCTCCCGCCAGGAGGAGGCGCAGCGGCTGGGCCGCATTCTCCGCCCGAAGGCGGGGAACAATAAAGCTTACTTTTATACCGTGATCAGCGAAGATACCAGGGAGCAGGACTTCGCCCTGAACCGGCAGCTGTTCCTGATCGAGCAGGGCTACCGGTACCGGATGGAGGAAGGCACGGAACGGGAAGAGGAGGTGGCTCCATGA
- a CDS encoding cobalamin B12-binding domain-containing protein yields the protein MNFHAELLAETLLSGDFKASWSLIGSQREAGKNSLYIYTRLLTPAMRYIGDLWEQNSVSVADEHLASSVCDRLLTHYAAGREPLQSTAGKAMFLCMEQEMHFLGLKTISSYFQECGWHTRFYGPNLPLEYALIAASNWKPQVIGISVSMVYALPALSAYIEAFEALPHRPVVLLGGRLASRYRLQPHGSPSTVILPEMEDVQDWMSSYARAGGLLRSEKGLG from the coding sequence CGAAACCCTGCTGTCGGGCGACTTCAAGGCTTCTTGGAGCCTGATCGGCAGCCAGCGGGAGGCCGGCAAAAATTCGCTGTATATATACACCCGGCTGCTGACTCCCGCGATGCGGTACATCGGGGATCTCTGGGAGCAGAACTCGGTCTCCGTCGCGGACGAGCACCTGGCTTCCTCGGTGTGCGACCGGCTCCTCACCCACTATGCGGCCGGCCGGGAGCCGCTTCAGAGCACGGCCGGCAAGGCCATGTTCCTCTGCATGGAACAGGAGATGCACTTTCTCGGACTCAAGACGATCTCCTCCTACTTTCAGGAATGCGGCTGGCATACGCGCTTCTACGGCCCGAACCTGCCGCTCGAATACGCCTTGATCGCGGCTTCGAACTGGAAGCCCCAGGTCATCGGCATCTCGGTTTCCATGGTCTATGCGCTGCCGGCGCTGTCCGCTTATATCGAAGCCTTCGAAGCCCTCCCGCACCGCCCCGTCGTCCTTCTCGGGGGACGCCTCGCCTCCCGCTACCGGCTCCAGCCCCACGGTTCCCCCTCGACCGTCATTCTCCCCGAAATGGAAGATGTGCAGGATTGGATGAGCTCCTATGCCCGGGCCGGCGGGCTGCTCCGCTCCGAGAAAGGCTTAGGGTGA
- a CDS encoding asparaginase: MPLQEHHSEKLIEVTRGPLTESVHAGHLAVVDTAGTLIASAGSPGYYTYARSAAKLLQAIPLVESGGAERLGLTEAETALCCASHGGEPRHTETARSLLAKAGCDESALCCGPQEPMFAPAADMLKAGGQPATALHNNCSGKHAGMLALAQIMGVSIHQYTDPGHPVQQKMLAAVADMCGVPQSGITLGIDGCGVPVFGMPISALALAYARLGSPAGLPEQRAEACRRIVDSIRHQPYYVAGTARFDTALVEATGGRIIGKFGAEGVYAASIPELGLGLALKIEDGAERAIYPAAAEALLQLGALRPEEAEKLAAFRRPPVYNRRGDTVGEIRPVFTLTRH; encoded by the coding sequence ATGCCGCTGCAAGAGCACCATTCGGAAAAATTGATCGAAGTCACCCGCGGACCTCTCACCGAGAGCGTGCACGCCGGCCACCTGGCCGTGGTCGATACGGCAGGCACCCTGATCGCCTCGGCCGGCAGCCCCGGCTATTACACGTATGCCCGATCGGCCGCCAAGCTGCTGCAGGCGATTCCTCTCGTAGAGTCCGGCGGAGCCGAAAGGCTCGGGCTGACCGAAGCGGAAACCGCGCTCTGCTGCGCCTCGCACGGCGGCGAGCCCCGGCACACCGAGACCGCCCGAAGCCTTCTTGCGAAAGCAGGATGCGATGAAAGCGCTCTATGCTGCGGCCCGCAGGAGCCGATGTTCGCACCGGCCGCGGATATGCTAAAGGCCGGCGGACAGCCGGCCACCGCCCTGCACAACAACTGCTCGGGCAAACACGCCGGCATGCTGGCTCTTGCGCAGATTATGGGTGTATCTATACATCAGTATACCGATCCCGGGCATCCTGTCCAGCAAAAGATGCTGGCCGCTGTAGCCGACATGTGCGGGGTGCCGCAGAGCGGCATCACCCTCGGCATCGACGGCTGCGGCGTTCCCGTATTCGGCATGCCGATCTCGGCGCTGGCGCTGGCTTACGCCCGCCTGGGCAGCCCCGCCGGCCTGCCGGAGCAGCGGGCCGAAGCGTGCCGCCGGATCGTGGACAGCATCCGGCACCAGCCCTATTATGTAGCCGGAACCGCCCGCTTCGATACGGCGCTGGTGGAAGCCACCGGCGGGCGGATCATCGGCAAATTCGGCGCGGAGGGCGTCTATGCCGCCTCGATCCCCGAGCTCGGCCTGGGCCTGGCCCTCAAGATCGAAGACGGCGCCGAGCGCGCCATCTATCCGGCGGCGGCCGAAGCGCTGCTCCAGCTTGGGGCTCTGCGCCCGGAAGAAGCGGAGAAGCTTGCGGCCTTCCGCCGGCCGCCGGTATATAACCGGCGCGGTGACACGGTCGGCGAGATCCGCCCGGTCTTCACCCTTACCCGGCACTAA
- a CDS encoding helicase-associated domain-containing protein yields MKVAELAARMPRELRARMERETVYAPWLRRGMTLEELWTDKVVMETVYNRLGAAEREVLHAVVRRAACEPFDAGALERALPGHLSGAEARAGLAGLLRRGLVFAFRKTWGEHTYLLPSDGFAMWQDVLFPGLPEGLGQGALFADADGLGGSGVGLGGELFGVLAAAAQQGLKLTKHGTLHKKQIAKLAEGIRFEPGRLAGAGLKYAYGDTYPLELAVLLDLALRLGLLVQGDEELILRTEGLQSWLALPGAEQDRVLYGLWQGLALPGGAPLQHAVRLLEKVPEGVWFPAEAVISVLQDNGLAGGGESAAELAERLRGQWVAPLTAFGWLEEGRTPAGLTVYRWTAQPWEGGGEAMPDTEEGQFMVQPDFDILVPPDVSQAVRWELACLSDLASADHVSLYKLSRQSVRRALEHGRTADEICSFLRAHAMYGLPENVEHTLQQWAKPFGRTRFVQAVLLRCADKETAEAVAKLPGAGRYLVESAGAKDFIVEAGELKGFSALLEKAGFMAGLPQGSGEEEQRRYPKLEPASAQDARSVWASLEAAGSDKGLIYSRHSVACFQMEGSVPETPDLYPRLGEIPAGWLRDYRTYHSSTRREMVEKAIELKTALQLRLKGTDVKLVPRKMQETRGTWSVTGYGTEPGEGAAGGSRVSEEIRLLEGEWQEMKLILPGINDKF; encoded by the coding sequence ATGAAGGTGGCGGAACTGGCTGCCCGGATGCCCAGAGAGCTCCGGGCCCGGATGGAGCGGGAGACGGTCTACGCCCCCTGGCTCCGCCGAGGCATGACGCTCGAGGAGCTCTGGACGGACAAGGTCGTGATGGAGACCGTATACAACCGGCTAGGGGCCGCCGAGCGGGAGGTGCTGCACGCGGTCGTCCGCCGGGCGGCCTGCGAGCCCTTCGATGCCGGCGCGCTGGAGCGGGCCCTGCCCGGCCATCTCTCCGGGGCGGAAGCCCGGGCGGGGCTTGCCGGCCTGCTGCGCCGGGGCCTCGTGTTCGCGTTCCGCAAAACCTGGGGCGAGCATACGTACCTGCTGCCGTCGGACGGCTTTGCGATGTGGCAGGATGTGCTGTTTCCCGGGCTGCCGGAAGGGCTCGGACAGGGCGCGCTGTTCGCGGATGCCGATGGCCTTGGGGGCAGCGGAGTGGGGCTCGGAGGAGAGCTCTTCGGCGTACTGGCCGCCGCGGCCCAGCAGGGCCTGAAGCTCACCAAGCACGGGACGCTGCACAAGAAGCAGATCGCGAAGCTGGCGGAGGGTATCCGCTTCGAGCCGGGCAGGCTTGCGGGCGCCGGTCTGAAGTACGCTTACGGCGATACTTATCCGCTCGAGCTGGCCGTACTTCTCGATCTGGCGCTGCGCCTCGGGCTGCTGGTCCAGGGGGACGAAGAGCTCATTCTTCGGACCGAAGGGCTGCAGAGCTGGCTGGCGCTGCCGGGAGCGGAGCAGGACCGCGTGCTCTACGGCTTGTGGCAGGGGCTGGCGCTGCCCGGCGGGGCCCCGCTGCAGCATGCGGTCCGGCTGCTCGAGAAGGTGCCGGAGGGCGTCTGGTTCCCGGCCGAAGCCGTCATCTCGGTGCTGCAGGACAACGGGCTGGCCGGAGGGGGCGAGAGCGCAGCGGAGCTGGCGGAGCGTCTCCGCGGCCAGTGGGTCGCGCCGCTGACGGCGTTCGGCTGGCTGGAAGAAGGCCGGACGCCGGCGGGTCTGACGGTCTACCGCTGGACCGCGCAGCCTTGGGAGGGCGGCGGGGAGGCCATGCCGGACACCGAGGAAGGGCAGTTCATGGTTCAGCCGGACTTCGACATTCTGGTGCCGCCGGACGTCTCCCAGGCGGTGCGCTGGGAGCTCGCCTGCCTGTCCGACCTGGCGTCCGCGGACCACGTCAGCCTCTACAAGCTGAGCCGGCAGTCGGTCCGCCGGGCGCTGGAGCACGGCCGCACAGCCGATGAGATCTGCTCTTTTCTGCGGGCGCATGCGATGTACGGCCTTCCCGAGAACGTGGAGCATACGCTGCAGCAGTGGGCGAAGCCCTTCGGCCGGACCCGGTTCGTCCAGGCGGTGCTCCTGCGCTGTGCGGATAAGGAGACGGCGGAGGCGGTGGCGAAGCTTCCGGGCGCCGGGCGTTATCTGGTGGAGAGCGCGGGGGCGAAGGACTTTATCGTCGAGGCCGGGGAGCTGAAGGGGTTCTCGGCGCTGCTCGAGAAGGCGGGCTTCATGGCCGGCCTGCCCCAAGGCAGCGGCGAAGAGGAGCAGAGAAGGTATCCGAAGCTCGAGCCGGCTTCCGCACAGGATGCCCGCAGCGTCTGGGCATCTTTGGAAGCGGCAGGCTCGGACAAGGGATTGATCTATTCGCGGCATTCGGTGGCCTGCTTCCAGATGGAGGGCAGCGTGCCGGAGACCCCCGATCTGTATCCGAGACTCGGGGAGATCCCGGCCGGCTGGCTCCGGGACTACCGGACCTATCACAGCTCAACCCGGCGGGAGATGGTGGAGAAGGCGATCGAGCTGAAGACCGCGCTCCAGCTGCGGCTGAAGGGCACGGACGTGAAGCTTGTGCCGCGCAAGATGCAGGAAACCCGGGGCACGTGGAGCGTCACCGGCTACGGCACAGAGCCCGGCGAAGGGGCGGCGGGTGGAAGCCGGGTGAGCGAAGAGATCCGACTGCTCGAAGGCGAATGGCAGGAGATGAAGCTGATTCTGCCGGGGATCAATGATAAATTTTAG
- a CDS encoding YlbG family protein, whose product MFTERTGIIVWFSDLKAAGKQLEKYGSVHYISKKLHYAAMYTYADRLEETMKQLQRLPFVKKVERSYRNEIKTEYNSNIPDKTRFYTL is encoded by the coding sequence ATGTTTACCGAACGTACCGGAATCATCGTCTGGTTCAGTGATCTCAAGGCGGCCGGCAAGCAGCTGGAGAAGTACGGCAGCGTCCATTATATCTCTAAGAAGCTTCATTACGCCGCCATGTATACTTATGCGGACCGGCTGGAAGAGACCATGAAGCAGCTGCAGCGGCTGCCTTTCGTCAAGAAGGTGGAGCGTTCCTACCGCAACGAGATCAAAACTGAGTATAACAGTAATATTCCTGACAAAACAAGATTCTACACCTTGTAA
- the galU gene encoding UTP--glucose-1-phosphate uridylyltransferase GalU: MRVRKAIIPAAGLGTRFLPATKAQPKEMLPIVDKPAIQYIVEEAMASGIEDIMIITGRNKRAIEDHFDKSAELETLLEMNGKDELLELVQSVSNLADVHYIRQKQPLGLGHAVLCARKFIGDEPFAVLLGDDIIQSEPPCLKQMMDLHEQTHASVIGCQEVPWDEVDKYGIISPASGGQGAAAWRPIEDLVEKPERDAAPSNLAVIGRYILTPDIFGILEDSVPGRGGEIQLTDALRILNRYQQMAAFPVPGRRFDVGDKLGYIEATIEMALQREELREPLLEYLQRRING; this comes from the coding sequence ATGAGAGTCCGAAAAGCAATCATACCGGCCGCGGGTCTCGGCACCCGCTTCCTGCCGGCAACGAAGGCGCAGCCCAAGGAGATGCTGCCGATCGTCGACAAGCCGGCGATTCAATATATCGTAGAGGAAGCGATGGCGTCGGGGATTGAGGATATCATGATCATCACCGGCCGCAACAAACGGGCGATCGAGGACCATTTCGACAAGTCGGCGGAGCTGGAGACGCTGCTGGAGATGAACGGCAAGGACGAGCTGCTGGAGCTCGTGCAGTCCGTATCGAATCTGGCGGATGTCCACTATATCCGCCAGAAGCAGCCGCTCGGGCTCGGGCATGCCGTGCTCTGCGCCCGCAAATTCATCGGCGACGAGCCGTTCGCCGTGCTCCTCGGCGACGATATCATCCAGTCGGAGCCGCCGTGCTTGAAGCAGATGATGGACCTGCATGAGCAAACTCACGCCTCGGTCATCGGCTGTCAGGAAGTGCCGTGGGATGAGGTCGACAAGTACGGTATCATCTCGCCGGCTTCCGGCGGTCAGGGGGCAGCCGCCTGGCGCCCGATCGAGGATCTCGTGGAGAAGCCGGAGAGGGATGCCGCTCCGTCGAATCTCGCGGTCATCGGGCGCTACATCCTGACGCCGGACATCTTCGGCATTCTCGAGGACAGTGTGCCGGGCCGCGGCGGAGAGATCCAGCTGACCGACGCGCTGCGCATCCTGAACCGCTACCAGCAGATGGCGGCCTTCCCGGTCCCGGGACGGCGCTTCGACGTCGGCGACAAGCTCGGCTACATCGAGGCGACCATTGAGATGGCGCTGCAGCGGGAGGAGCTGCGGGAACCGCTGCTCGAGTACCTTCAGCGCCGCATCAACGGGTAG
- a CDS encoding YlbF family regulator: MAIMEPQTLDMSALLLGSYELADYIKQSAETAEYLYWKERKDADLQVREFVKEFAKRKERFEECERFGHYHPNYHEALDAVKEVQARLEAVESVRRFMEAERRLDELLYEVSEIIARSVSDTIKVPSNDPLASTGGCSSGGSCSGKCG, from the coding sequence ATGGCTATCATGGAACCGCAAACGCTGGACATGTCGGCGCTTCTGCTCGGATCGTACGAGCTGGCAGATTACATCAAACAGTCCGCCGAGACGGCGGAATATCTATATTGGAAAGAACGCAAGGACGCGGACCTGCAGGTGCGGGAGTTTGTGAAGGAATTTGCGAAGCGCAAAGAGCGCTTCGAGGAATGCGAACGGTTCGGACACTACCACCCGAACTATCACGAAGCGCTGGATGCGGTCAAAGAGGTGCAGGCGCGGCTGGAAGCCGTGGAGTCGGTCCGCCGCTTCATGGAAGCGGAACGGAGGCTGGACGAGCTGCTCTACGAGGTGTCGGAGATCATCGCCCGGTCCGTATCGGATACGATCAAGGTACCGTCCAACGACCCGCTGGCCAGCACCGGCGGCTGCTCTTCCGGCGGAAGCTGCAGCGGCAAGTGCGGCTAA
- a CDS encoding thermonuclease family protein, whose translation MHKLYFNPRTRHLAVRLLLLCAFVLLLGACGSKPAADAADPAIYKAYPDLQGRPVTLTEVKRVVDGDTFETSAGEKVRLIGVNTPETVKPGSPIQPYGKQASAFTKGRLTGKSVYLFADTGDKDKYGRLLRYVFIQGESVMFNETLVREGYANTMTIQPNVMFQDLFLDAEKEARKAKRGLWGDPAQAKESGTKKK comes from the coding sequence ATGCATAAACTTTACTTCAACCCCCGTACTCGGCACCTTGCCGTCCGTCTCCTCCTGCTCTGCGCCTTCGTGCTGCTGCTTGGCGCCTGCGGTTCGAAGCCGGCGGCCGACGCGGCCGATCCCGCCATCTACAAGGCCTACCCCGATCTCCAAGGGAGGCCTGTCACGCTGACGGAGGTGAAGCGGGTGGTGGACGGCGATACCTTCGAAACCTCAGCCGGCGAAAAGGTCCGGCTCATCGGCGTCAATACGCCCGAAACCGTGAAGCCGGGCAGCCCCATTCAGCCATACGGCAAGCAGGCGAGCGCCTTCACCAAAGGCAGGCTGACCGGCAAAAGCGTCTACCTCTTCGCCGACACCGGAGACAAGGACAAGTACGGCCGGCTGCTCCGCTACGTGTTCATCCAGGGAGAGAGCGTCATGTTCAATGAAACGCTTGTGCGCGAGGGCTACGCGAACACGATGACAATCCAGCCGAACGTGATGTTCCAGGACCTCTTCCTCGATGCGGAGAAGGAGGCTCGGAAGGCAAAGCGCGGCCTCTGGGGCGACCCGGCCCAGGCGAAAGAGAGCGGCACAAAGAAGAAATAG